The Primulina eburnea isolate SZY01 chromosome 18, ASM2296580v1, whole genome shotgun sequence genome segment GTTTCCACTGAATTGTTGTTAACTCATGCAAGTTTTTTATGACTCCTATTTATGTCATACAAGATCCAATAATGATTAATGTTATCATCATATATTACTAGATTATGATAACCCAAACTAGACATTCGATACCTTTGCATCCATCTTCATTACTGATTGCGACGCCACGCTCAGAGGAATTGCATAATTCATCTGAAGGTGAGTTGATATTTCTCTTAAGCTCTGTCAATAATCCAAGAAGATAAGATCTCTCGCCCTCGAAATCCAAAGACGATTCGTTTGGACTCCCTCCCCCATCCTCCATCGAATTATTGGGACGTTCATTTTCATTTCTATCCGCTCCATTCGAGCTCCCACAATCTGATCTCTCACCATAAGATGACAAGGACTGAGACTTCATATCTTGATAATCTTCATCAGCATCAATTTCACATATATCACTTCCTACTTTCTTGATAAAGCCATGCTTTTCTCTGTACGTGTCCAGTTCTGACTCCAAAGCCTTTATATCTTCCTCCCTCTTCAAAAGCATGTCTTTCATCACTTGCAGAGCTTCTTGATCGTATTCCGCCTGTTCTTCCATCATTCTCTGATATTGCAAGGCCTCCATTTGCACAGCTGCTTTCTCGGCTTGCAGACGAGTTATCATGGCCATGGCATTATTGGCTGCAACTGCAGAAGCACTTCTTTCTTCATCCAACTCCATGTATAGAGCTATCAAGGATTTGCGGTCTAAACGAACCTGTCTTTTCAACCGGTTCAAGATGTCTCCATCTAGTTCATTGAATGAATTTGCATCACTGGGTTCAGGAACACAATCGATGTTTGGTAGTTTTCGACCAACCTTGTAGCCCCATCTAGGACTAGCTTGAGCTGAATCTGACAACGGGATACCAAAAAATCTGGTCCCTCTGGCAAAACTAGGGGTTCTGCAAGAATCTTCGGTTATTTCCTCTGAATCTGGTAGCAATGGCACCGAGGCCGACTTTACATCATCTCTTCCTATTATAGAACACAAGAAAACAATTAAGCATCAAACACTTGAAGATCCTATTACAGACATAGACAAGTTAAAGAAAATGTAAGAAAAATGTTTCACCTTGATTCTCTCCATTTGGAGCATCTTCATACTCAGAGATCTCCTGCTCAGCATCTGACATAAACTTCAGCTCAGTGTACTTAACGTGTGGTAACAATATGCTACGCCCCTCCTCGTTTCTCCTCGCCAGCAAGGGTGCTCGAGGGGACGGGGCCGGAGCATTCATAGACAAACTCCGCCCATATTTCGAGGAAGATCTCGGTTTCAGAGCCTCACCACAACAAGAACACAAGTGTGCACCACTCTTTTCATCTGATATTTCTTTACCATCATCGCCATTTCCCAAATTCATCAGCAACTTCTGGTTATCCTCCACAAAGCAATCGATATCCTTGTGCAGAATCCCAACAAGGGACTTGTACTTATCACAGTCGGAATCTTTCTCCGTGGCGAAAGACAGAAGGCATCCCTCACACATGGTACGCAAATCGGATAGCTTCTTGTGGACATGGCAATACGCAAGAGACGAGATTTCTTTCTTGTGAAGCTCACAGATGGAATCGTTGTAGTAAAAGTTGGAGTTCCTGTGTGCGAGAAGATGATCTATTCTTGTGCAGAGTAAGCATGGGATTCTCAGCTCGAAGTACTTGGCGAATTCATTCGAAACAAAGGCAAGAAAGCCGTCGACGAAAAGCAATATTATCATCACCCATTCGAGAATCGCATATATCAAGAAATGCGGGAATTTCCCGAGCTTCTGCTCCACGAAACATTTGAACGATCCCACCGGCATTTCGACGCTTCCTATGAACCAAGAAAACCTCAGAATCCAAGAATGTGACTCAGATTATCACAGACACGATTGATCAGAATGGTTCTTGCTATGGAAGGAATCAATCAGAAGTTTCGGAACCGAATGGACGACTAATGGAAAAGATCATGATCATGGCAAGAACAGGTGAATCCCAGATCATGATCTGTTTCCTTTTTGTGTCTCTTCGTTAGTTTTCCTCTTTGTGGCACCTGTGCCTGTACGAGGAAGAGTGGCAAACAGGTTGTTAGATTCAGAGGTTGCCAAAATTCGGTTGGTTTTTGAGATATTTGTGGTAAACACATTTCACAAGTCGATTTGTAAAGTAGGAATTGCCTCCTCAATTAACGGTTAACCGTTGTGAAAA includes the following:
- the LOC140820100 gene encoding probable myosin-binding protein 6, yielding MPVGSFKCFVEQKLGKFPHFLIYAILEWVMIILLFVDGFLAFVSNEFAKYFELRIPCLLCTRIDHLLAHRNSNFYYNDSICELHKKEISSLAYCHVHKKLSDLRTMCEGCLLSFATEKDSDCDKYKSLVGILHKDIDCFVEDNQKLLMNLGNGDDGKEISDEKSGAHLCSCCGEALKPRSSSKYGRSLSMNAPAPSPRAPLLARRNEEGRSILLPHVKYTELKFMSDAEQEISEYEDAPNGENQGRDDVKSASVPLLPDSEEITEDSCRTPSFARGTRFFGIPLSDSAQASPRWGYKVGRKLPNIDCVPEPSDANSFNELDGDILNRLKRQVRLDRKSLIALYMELDEERSASAVAANNAMAMITRLQAEKAAVQMEALQYQRMMEEQAEYDQEALQVMKDMLLKREEDIKALESELDTYREKHGFIKKVGSDICEIDADEDYQDMKSQSLSSYGERSDCGSSNGADRNENERPNNSMEDGGGSPNESSLDFEGERSYLLGLLTELKRNINSPSDELCNSSERGVAISNEDGCKGKEQKGSLKREVSLMRERLRTIEADSGFLKHAAMTLQRGGEGTKLLTEIAQHLRQIRDSTKSLTEDSEA